A genome region from Triticum aestivum cultivar Chinese Spring chromosome 2B, IWGSC CS RefSeq v2.1, whole genome shotgun sequence includes the following:
- the LOC123046643 gene encoding AT-hook motif nuclear-localized protein 23, whose amino-acid sequence MAGLDLGTAATRYVHQFHHLHPDLQLQQNSYAKQQHEPADDDNNGNGNGGNYGAQYGENNDGGSSSSGPAGDGAGGGGGGGPGDMVARRPRGRPPGSKNKPKPPVIITRESANTLRAHILEVGSGCDVFECISTYACRRQRGVCVLSGSGIVTNVTLRQPSAPAGAVVTLHGRFEILSLSGSFLPPPAPPGATSLTIFLAGGQGQVVGGNVVGALYAAGPVIVIAASFANVAYERLPLEDEEAPPATAGMQMQQPGDAEAAAGMGGVPFPPDPSAAGLPFFNQLPLNNMTGGPGSQLPPGADGHGWAGGRPQF is encoded by the coding sequence ATGGCAGGCCTCGACCTTGGCACCGCCGCGACGCGCTACGTGCACCAGTTCCACCACCTCCACCCGGACCTCCAGCTGCAGCAGAACAGCTACGCCAAGCAGCAGCACGAGCCCGCCGACGACGACAACAACGGCAACGGCAACGGCGGCAACTACGGCGCCCAGTACGGCGAGAACAACGACGGCGGCTCCTCATCCTCCGGCCCCGCCGGtgatggcgcgggcggcggcggcgggggcggtccTGGGGACATGGTGGCGCGCCGGCCACGGGGGCGCCCCCCGGGCTCGAAGAACAAGCCCAAGCCGCCGGTGATCATCACGCGGGAGAGCGCCAACACGCTGCGCGCCCACATCCTGGAGGTCGGGAGCGGCTGCGACGTGTTTGAGTGCATCTCCACGTACGCGTGCCGACGGCAGCGCGGCGTGTGCGTGCTGAGCGGCAGCGGCATCGTGACCAACGTGACGCTGCGGCAGCCGTCGGCCCCCGCGGGCGCCGTCGTGACCCTGCACGGCAGGTTCGAGATCCTGTCGCTCTCGGGCTCCTTCCTGCCCCCGCCGGCTCCCCCTGGCGCCACCAGCCTCACCATATTCCTCGCCGGGGGGCAGGGGCAGGTCGTCGGCGGCAACGTCGTGGGCGCGCTCTACGCCGCGGGCCCGGTCATCGTCATCGCGGCGTCCTTCGCTAACGTCGCCTACGAGCGCCTCCCGCTGGAGGACGAGGAGGCGCCGCCTGCAACGGCAGGCATGCAGATGCAGCAGCCCGGCGACGCTGAGGCAGCGGCCGGCATGGGCGGCGTCCCGTTCCCTCCCGACCCGTCGGCTGCCGGCCTGCCCTTCTTCAACCAGCTGCCTCTCAACAACATGACCGGCGGTCCCGGCTCGCAGCTCCCGCCCGGTGCCGACGGCCACGGCTGGGCCGGCGGACGGCCACAGTTCTGA